A single region of the Penaeus vannamei isolate JL-2024 chromosome 23, ASM4276789v1, whole genome shotgun sequence genome encodes:
- the LOC113813914 gene encoding uncharacterized protein, translating into MAVEILQTVKNKRPIPLAPPPSPIPLAPPPSPIHLAPPPSPIHLAPPPSPIHLTPPPSPIHLAPPPSPIHVAPPPSPIQLAPPPSPIHLAPPPSPIPLAPPPSPIPLAPPPSPIHLAPPPSPIHLAPPPSPIHLAPPPSPIHLAPPPSPIHLAPPPSPIHLAPPPSPIHLAPPPSPIHLAPPPSPIHLAPPPSPIHLAPPPSPIHLAPPPSPIHLAPPPSPIHLAPPPSPIHVAPPPSPIHLAPPPSPIHLAPPPSPIHLAPPPSPIHLAPPPSPIHLAPPPSPIHLAPPASPIHLAPPPSPIHLAPPPSPIHLAPPPSPIHLAPPPSPIHLAPPPSPIHLAPPPSPIHLAPPASPIHLAPPPSPIHLAPPPSPIHLAPPPSPIHLAPPPSPIHLAPPPSPIHLAPPPSPIHLAPPPSPIHLAPPPSPIHLAPPASPINLAPPPSPIHLAPPPSPIHLAPPPSPIHLAPPPSPIHLAPPPSPINLAPPPSPIHLAPPPTTHLLLPAGRFARNPTLHYVQLNENPGRRSPNHI; encoded by the exons ATGGCTGTGGAAATATTACAAACTGTAAAAAATAAACG TCCTATTCCCTTAGCACCACCTCCCAGTCCTATTCCCTTGGCACCACCTCCCAGTCCTATTCACTTGGCACCACCTCCCAGTCCTATTCACTTGGCACCACCTCCCAGTCCTATCCACTTGACACCACCTCCCAGTCCTATTCACTTGGCACCACCTCCCAGTCCTATTCACGTGGCACCACCTCCTAGTCCTATTCAATTGGCACCACCTCCCAGTCCTATTCACTTGGCACCACCTCCCAGTCCTATTCCCTTGGCACCACCTCCCAGTCCTATTCCCTTGGCACCACCTCCCAGTCCTATTCACTTGGCACCGCCTCCCAGTCCTATCCACTTGGCACCACCTCCCAGTCCTATTCACTTGGCACCACCTCCCAGTCCTATCCACTTGGCACCACCTCCCAGTCCTATTCACTTGGCACCACCTCCCAGTCCTATTCACTTGGCACCACCTCCCAGTCCTATTCACTTGGCACCACCTCCCAGTCCTATTCACTTGGCACCACCTCCCAGTCCTATCCACTTGGCACCACCTCCCAGTCCTATTCACTTGGCACCACCTCCCAGTCCCATTCACTTGGCACCACCTCCCAGTCCTATTCACTTGGCACCACCTCCCAGTCCTATTCACTTGGCACCACCTCCCAGTCCTATTCACGTGGCACCACCTCCCAGTCCTATTCACTTGGCACCACCTCCCAGTCCTATTCACTTAGCACCACCTCCCAGTCCTATTCACTTGGCACCACCTCCCAGTCCTATTCACTTGGCACCACCTCCCAGTCCTATTCACTTGGCACCACCTCCCAGTCCTATTCACTTGGCACCACCTGCCAGTCCTATCCACTTGGCACCACCTCCCAGTCCTATTCACTTGGCACCACCTCCCAGTCCTATTCACTTGGCACCACCTCCCAGTCCTATTCACTTAGCACCACCTCCCAGTCCTATTCACTTGGCACCACCTCCCAGTCCTATTCACTTGGCACCACCTCCCAGTCCTATTCACTTGGCACCACCTGCCAGTCCTATCCACTTGGCACCACCTCCCAGTCCTATTCACTTGGCACCACCTCCCAGTCCTATCCACTTGGCACCACCTCCCAGTCCTATTCACTTGGCACCACCTCCCAGTCCTATTCACTTGGCACCACCTCCCAGTCCTATTCACTTAGCACCACCTCCCAGTCCTATTCACTTAGCACCACCTCCCAGTCCTATTCACTTGGCACCACCTCCCAGTCCTATTCACTTGGCACCACCTGCCAGTCCTATCAACTTGGCACCACCTCCCAGTCCTATTCACTTGGCACCACCTCCCAGTCCTATTCACTTAGCACCACCTCCCAGTCCTATTCACTTGGCACCACCTCCCAGTCCTATTCACTTGGCACCACCTCCCAGTCCTATCAACTTGGCACCACCTCCCAGTCCTATTCACTTGGCACCACCTCCCACAACCCACCTGCTTCTTCCCGCTGGCAGGTTCGCCAGAAACCCCACACTGCACTACGTCCAGTTAAATGAAAACCCGGGACGACGATCGCCAAACCATATATAG